From the genome of Hymenobacter sp. PAMC 26628, one region includes:
- a CDS encoding cellulase family glycosylhydrolase, whose translation MFSRVVILLLGALAGLLLPQLAVGQDAHTGGVFVDKAGVLRWTQGKQEVALFGVNYTAPFAYSYRALGKLGVDREQAIRQDVYHLARLGVDAFRLHVWDVEISDTLGNLKENDHLRLLDYLVDQLERRGIKIILTPIAYWNNGYPEKDTGTGFSSIYGKGEAYTNPRAVAAQERYLTQFLNHRNPYTKQLIRQDPGIIAFEVCNEPHYHQPEGPVTAFADRMAGAIRATGCRKPVFYNIAESPQVYNAILNAKVDGLTFQWYPEGLVGGHTLRGNFLPYVDRYPIPYAGDLRFKSKAKMAYEFESADVVQPVMYPFMARSFRTAGLQWATMFAYDPLALAYANTEYQTHYLNLAYTPAKAISLLIAGQVFRRVKRGKTFKGYPADSTFDTFRVSYREQLSEMNTPEAFYYTNSTATRPAAPAQLRHVAGTGSSAVVRYGGLGAYFLDWLAPGVWRLEVLPDAVPIRDPFAKTSLAQPVTQILWNDQPLQLALPGLGENYTLRGVNEGNTAQTTATGGHITVRPGVYLVAAAGQNTAAYGAQTSFGAGQLGEYAAPAPTDLGPQVRHTPPAQAGAGQPLRLEATLTGVGPQDSVLLVAQHYYGRTQTLPMTATTYATYAATVPAALVYPGLVRYWLVLRHAGKRLTFPGAFAGQPGDWDYAHPEHWEVPIVAAGAPLPLFSAGADKDLTEAHGVDNQGWTDYVTTPAGALALRLVQGPASAKNPAPAAGAPVAALRAYLGERLASRPAAELAGFRTVVVRVRLGAGAGALRLSLATRDAVAYTAEVPVSGPDWQEVRVPLAAFRPAPLLLVPRPYPGFLPLDYTAPGAPGALKLADADVLQVVLGAAPAGPAPLTVDLESVSLQ comes from the coding sequence ATGTTTTCACGGGTTGTTATTCTGTTGCTGGGGGCCCTAGCGGGCCTACTGCTTCCCCAACTGGCTGTGGGCCAAGACGCGCACACCGGCGGCGTATTCGTGGACAAGGCTGGGGTGCTGCGCTGGACGCAAGGTAAGCAGGAAGTGGCCCTGTTTGGGGTGAATTACACCGCGCCGTTTGCCTACTCCTACCGGGCCCTGGGCAAGCTGGGCGTGGACCGGGAGCAGGCCATTCGGCAGGACGTGTACCACCTGGCGCGGCTGGGCGTGGACGCGTTCCGCCTCCACGTGTGGGACGTGGAAATCAGCGACACGCTGGGCAACCTCAAGGAAAACGACCACCTGCGGCTGCTCGACTACCTGGTGGACCAGCTGGAACGGCGCGGCATTAAAATCATCCTCACTCCCATTGCCTATTGGAACAACGGCTACCCGGAAAAGGACACCGGGACGGGCTTTTCGAGCATTTACGGCAAGGGCGAGGCCTACACCAACCCACGCGCGGTGGCGGCGCAGGAGCGCTACCTTACGCAGTTCCTCAACCACCGCAACCCCTACACCAAGCAGCTGATCCGGCAAGACCCGGGCATTATTGCCTTCGAGGTGTGCAACGAGCCGCACTACCACCAGCCCGAGGGCCCCGTGACGGCTTTTGCCGACCGCATGGCCGGGGCCATCCGGGCGACGGGCTGCCGCAAGCCGGTGTTCTACAACATTGCTGAGAGCCCGCAGGTATACAACGCCATTCTGAACGCCAAGGTGGATGGGCTCACGTTTCAGTGGTACCCCGAGGGGCTGGTGGGCGGGCACACGCTGCGCGGCAACTTCCTGCCCTACGTGGACCGCTACCCGATTCCGTACGCTGGCGACCTGCGCTTTAAAAGCAAGGCCAAGATGGCGTATGAGTTTGAGTCGGCCGACGTGGTGCAGCCGGTGATGTACCCTTTTATGGCCCGCAGCTTCCGCACGGCGGGCTTGCAGTGGGCCACCATGTTTGCCTACGACCCGCTGGCCCTGGCCTACGCCAACACCGAGTACCAGACCCACTACCTGAACCTGGCCTACACGCCGGCCAAGGCTATTAGCCTGCTCATTGCGGGGCAGGTGTTCCGGCGCGTGAAGCGGGGAAAAACCTTCAAGGGCTACCCGGCCGACTCGACGTTCGACACGTTCCGGGTGAGCTACCGCGAACAGCTAAGCGAGATGAACACGCCCGAGGCCTTCTACTACACCAATAGTACGGCCACGCGGCCGGCGGCCCCGGCCCAGCTGCGGCACGTGGCGGGCACGGGCTCGTCGGCGGTGGTGCGCTACGGTGGCCTGGGGGCGTATTTCCTCGATTGGCTGGCCCCGGGGGTGTGGCGGCTAGAGGTGCTGCCCGACGCCGTGCCCATCCGCGACCCGTTTGCTAAAACCTCGCTGGCGCAGCCCGTAACGCAGATTTTGTGGAACGACCAGCCATTGCAGCTCGCCCTGCCCGGCCTGGGCGAGAACTACACCTTGCGCGGCGTTAACGAAGGCAACACCGCCCAGACCACTGCCACCGGGGGCCACATCACCGTGCGCCCCGGCGTGTACTTGGTGGCCGCCGCGGGGCAAAACACCGCTGCCTACGGGGCCCAAACGTCGTTTGGCGCCGGCCAGCTGGGCGAGTACGCCGCCCCCGCCCCCACCGACCTGGGGCCCCAGGTGCGGCACACGCCGCCGGCCCAGGCCGGGGCCGGCCAGCCGCTGCGCCTCGAAGCCACCCTCACCGGCGTGGGGCCCCAGGACAGTGTACTGCTTGTGGCCCAGCACTACTACGGCCGCACCCAAACGCTGCCGATGACGGCCACCACCTACGCCACCTACGCCGCCACCGTGCCCGCCGCACTGGTGTACCCCGGCCTGGTGCGGTACTGGCTGGTATTGCGCCACGCTGGGAAACGCCTCACGTTTCCGGGGGCCTTTGCGGGCCAGCCCGGCGACTGGGACTACGCCCATCCCGAGCACTGGGAAGTGCCCATAGTAGCCGCCGGAGCCCCGCTGCCGCTCTTCAGCGCCGGGGCGGACAAGGACCTGACGGAGGCCCACGGCGTGGACAACCAGGGCTGGACCGACTACGTGACCACGCCCGCCGGGGCCCTGGCGCTGCGCCTGGTGCAGGGCCCCGCCTCGGCCAAAAACCCCGCGCCGGCCGCCGGGGCCCCGGTAGCGGCCCTGCGCGCCTACTTGGGCGAGCGGCTGGCCAGCCGCCCGGCCGCCGAGCTGGCGGGCTTCCGCACGGTGGTGGTGCGGGTGCGGCTCGGCGCGGGCGCGGGGGCCCTGCGCCTCAGCCTGGCCACGCGCGACGCCGTGGCCTACACCGCCGAGGTGCCCGTGAGTGGCCCCGATTGGCAGGAAGTGCGCGTACCGCTAGCGGCGTTCCGGCCGGCGCCGCTGCTGCTGGTGCCACGCCCCTACCCGGGCTTTTTGCCGCTCGACTACACTGCCCCCGGGGCCCCGGGGGCCCTAAAGCTGGCCGACGCCGACGTGCTGCAAGTGGTGCTGGGCGCCGCCCCGGCCGGCCCCGCGCCGCTGACGGTGGACCTGGAATCAGTGTCGCTGCAATAG
- a CDS encoding T9SS type A sorting domain-containing protein yields MDADFTEEGTVHGGQLRLTHYKTTAYRVRTYQLLSNLPNGTYNLSGWVTSSGGQNSCQLYANSFGGPEQTVAVPTSAGSVQVQVPGIVVTNGQCETGLRTDANAGNYCSLDDVTFAPAQALATAPSATVAAAVQLYPNPTAGTFALAFSLTQASLVRATLLTLTGQVVRVLSDAAQVPAGPHVLALGTGAALPAGAYLVRLACGNQITVRKLLVKQPFR; encoded by the coding sequence GTGGACGCCGATTTCACCGAAGAAGGCACCGTGCACGGCGGCCAGCTGCGCCTCACGCACTACAAGACCACGGCCTACCGGGTGCGCACCTACCAACTGCTCAGTAACTTACCCAACGGCACCTACAACCTCAGCGGCTGGGTAACGAGCAGCGGCGGCCAAAACTCCTGCCAACTCTACGCCAACAGCTTTGGGGGCCCCGAGCAGACCGTGGCCGTGCCCACCAGCGCCGGCTCCGTCCAAGTCCAAGTGCCCGGCATCGTGGTGACGAATGGGCAGTGCGAAACCGGCCTGCGCACCGACGCCAACGCCGGCAACTATTGCAGCCTCGACGACGTGACCTTCGCGCCCGCCCAAGCGCTGGCTACCGCGCCCAGCGCCACGGTGGCGGCCGCGGTGCAGCTGTACCCCAACCCCACCGCGGGCACTTTCGCCCTCGCGTTCAGCCTGACCCAGGCGAGCCTGGTGCGCGCGACGTTGCTCACCCTCACCGGCCAGGTAGTGCGTGTGCTGAGCGACGCCGCCCAAGTACCCGCCGGCCCGCACGTGCTGGCACTGGGCACTGGGGCCGCGCTGCCGGCCGGCGCCTATTTGGTACGCCTGGCCTGCGGCAACCAAATAACCGTGCGCAAGCTGTTAGTAAAACAACCC